A DNA window from Candidatus Vicinibacter affinis contains the following coding sequences:
- a CDS encoding ATP-binding cassette domain-containing protein, producing MIRAENIYKSFGTQEVLKNISCTFEQGKTNLIIGRSGAGKTVFLKILIGLVTPTSGHVFFNEVDFYSLNKKQTRELRMQIGMLFQGSALFDSMTVEENIRFPMDMFTTKTAKEKLMQVDHCLERVNLQGNNKKYPSELSGGMQKRVGIARAIVLNPTYLFCDEPNSGLDPKTSIVIDDLIMDITHEMNIITVINTHDMNSVMQIGEKIVFFHEGRLEWTGTKEEVLSSKNEILEGFIFASPFLQKLRAQINI from the coding sequence ATGATCAGGGCAGAAAATATTTACAAGAGTTTTGGAACTCAGGAAGTTTTAAAAAACATCAGTTGCACCTTCGAACAAGGGAAGACTAATCTGATTATAGGCCGGTCAGGTGCAGGCAAGACGGTATTTCTCAAAATTCTTATTGGACTGGTAACACCTACCAGTGGGCATGTTTTTTTTAATGAGGTGGATTTTTATTCACTCAATAAAAAACAGACCCGCGAATTAAGAATGCAGATTGGGATGTTGTTTCAAGGATCAGCATTGTTTGATTCCATGACAGTGGAAGAAAATATTCGTTTCCCGATGGATATGTTTACGACCAAAACGGCGAAAGAAAAACTGATGCAAGTTGATCATTGTTTGGAGCGGGTAAATCTTCAGGGAAATAATAAAAAGTATCCTTCGGAATTATCAGGAGGCATGCAAAAAAGAGTTGGTATTGCAAGAGCCATTGTGCTCAATCCAACATATCTTTTTTGCGATGAACCCAACAGTGGATTAGATCCCAAAACATCCATTGTTATTGATGATTTGATCATGGACATCACGCACGAAATGAACATTATAACCGTGATCAACACCCACGACATGAACAGTGTGATGCAGATCGGAGAAAAAATTGTCTTTTTTCATGAAGGAAGACTTGAATGGACCGGAACCAAAGAGGAAGTTTTGTCCAGTAAAAATGAGATACTGGAAGGATTTATTTTTGCCTCCCCATTTCTTCAAAAACTAAGAGCACAGATTAATATTTAA
- a CDS encoding isopenicillin N synthase family oxygenase, whose protein sequence is MSRAIPLVDLSLFLSDKPVDRATFVKELGDSFRHIGFVGVKNHGVDPHLVSGFYAEAERFFSLPAELKEKYEIPGLAGQRGYTSFGKEHAKHSKVADLKEFFQIGQTVASDDPLKSEYPDNVKTVDVPEFALLGDQLYKSFELAGSHLLRAIALYLGLKEDYFEEKILKGNSILRAIHYPPIIQEPSSAIRAEQHEDINLITLLVGASAGGLQVLNLQGEWLEVIPGENEIVVNVGDMLQRLTNNLLISTTHRVVNPPRHLWHVPRLSIPFFLHPRSEMDLTCLPGCVSADNPSHYDPITAGAYLDERLREIGLKK, encoded by the coding sequence ATGAGTAGAGCCATACCTTTAGTAGATTTAAGCCTGTTTTTAAGTGACAAGCCTGTGGATCGCGCCACTTTTGTAAAGGAGTTGGGGGATTCCTTCAGGCATATTGGTTTCGTTGGGGTCAAGAATCATGGGGTGGATCCACATTTGGTTTCAGGTTTTTATGCGGAAGCGGAGCGGTTTTTCTCTTTGCCGGCAGAATTGAAGGAAAAATATGAGATTCCCGGTTTGGCCGGACAAAGAGGGTATACTTCTTTTGGGAAAGAGCATGCCAAGCATTCAAAAGTGGCAGATTTGAAAGAATTTTTTCAGATTGGGCAGACAGTTGCTTCGGACGATCCTTTGAAATCAGAATATCCGGACAATGTAAAAACGGTCGATGTACCTGAATTTGCATTATTGGGAGATCAGTTATACAAGTCATTTGAGCTTGCCGGAAGTCATTTGCTCCGGGCCATAGCCCTTTATCTTGGTCTTAAAGAGGATTATTTTGAAGAAAAGATCCTGAAGGGTAACAGTATTCTCAGGGCCATACATTATCCACCCATCATACAAGAACCTTCCTCCGCCATTAGGGCAGAGCAGCATGAAGATATAAACCTGATCACCCTCCTGGTCGGAGCTTCGGCCGGAGGATTGCAAGTTTTGAATTTGCAGGGAGAGTGGCTTGAAGTAATTCCGGGAGAAAATGAGATTGTAGTGAATGTCGGGGATATGTTGCAGAGATTGACCAACAATTTGCTCATATCGACCACCCACCGCGTGGTAAATCCTCCAAGACATCTCTGGCATGTGCCAAGGCTTTCCATTCCATTTTTTCTCCATCCAAGGAGCGAAATGGACCTCACTTGCCTGCCGGGTTGTGTAAGTGCCGACAATCCAAGTCATTATGACCCTATTACGGCAGGGGCCTATTTGGATGAACGCTTAAGGGAAATTGGATTAAAGAAGTAG
- a CDS encoding acyltransferase has protein sequence MNLSFLRRITNSGNVITEIDGLRFLAIAMVVFFHLDGFLFSELRFDYKDDKESYDWLHDIFLRGYFGVEIFFVISAFILALPFAKYYLGEGKKVSIGSYFYRRLTRLEPPYIISLLLIVWFQVSIFEKKNFEDFSPSFFYSLFYGHNFFYNRDIQPLVNNVTWSLEIEIQFYILAPILFYIFFKKFTNRKVMLILITLFFSILTKFIKPDFFSLYEYFHFFSLGILVALCYAEKLKISFIDEWNAHWRPDLVTLVAFLLMMFTDITYLNDIHPFTKILLSTAQLFFLFVLFYNVLMQEGYKIVFSNINISVMGGMCYSIYLLHNQITMGLGSELTRRNYFNYFILDYFWLGLLLFIYILMISFIFYLVLERPCMDKNWPVKLWKFIQTPFLRLKPSGSPE, from the coding sequence ATGAATTTAAGTTTTTTACGAAGAATCACCAATTCAGGTAACGTCATTACTGAAATTGATGGACTTAGGTTTTTGGCCATTGCCATGGTGGTATTTTTTCATTTGGATGGCTTTCTTTTTTCAGAACTCAGATTTGATTACAAAGACGACAAAGAATCTTATGATTGGCTTCATGATATTTTTCTGCGGGGATATTTTGGTGTAGAGATTTTTTTTGTCATCAGTGCTTTTATCCTTGCCTTGCCATTTGCAAAATATTATCTCGGGGAAGGGAAAAAAGTATCCATCGGATCCTATTTCTACAGAAGACTTACCCGGCTTGAACCCCCCTATATCATTAGCCTCCTGCTGATCGTGTGGTTTCAGGTATCCATCTTTGAGAAAAAAAATTTTGAAGATTTTTCCCCCAGCTTTTTTTATTCCTTGTTTTACGGGCATAATTTTTTTTACAACCGGGATATTCAACCCTTGGTGAACAATGTGACCTGGAGTCTTGAAATTGAAATTCAATTTTATATTCTTGCCCCCATTTTGTTTTACATTTTCTTCAAAAAATTTACCAACAGAAAAGTGATGTTGATACTGATCACATTATTTTTTTCCATTTTGACAAAATTCATTAAACCTGATTTTTTTAGTCTCTATGAATATTTTCATTTTTTCTCCTTGGGTATACTGGTCGCACTTTGCTATGCAGAAAAATTAAAAATATCCTTTATTGATGAGTGGAATGCCCATTGGCGACCTGATTTGGTCACGCTAGTCGCTTTTTTGTTGATGATGTTTACGGACATTACTTATTTAAACGACATTCACCCTTTTACTAAAATACTTTTAAGCACTGCACAATTGTTTTTCCTCTTCGTATTATTCTACAATGTATTGATGCAGGAAGGATACAAAATCGTTTTTTCCAATATCAACATCAGCGTAATGGGTGGAATGTGTTATTCCATTTATTTGTTGCATAATCAAATTACCATGGGGCTGGGTTCAGAACTCACCAGACGGAATTATTTCAACTATTTTATTTTGGATTATTTTTGGTTGGGCTTGCTGCTTTTTATTTACATACTCATGATTTCATTTATTTTTTATCTGGTCCTTGAGCGCCCATGTATGGACAAGAACTGGCCGGTGAAACTTTGGAAATTTATTCAAACTCCGTTTTTAAGGCTTAAGCCATCCGGATCGCCGGAATGA
- a CDS encoding ABC transporter permease encodes MKTLFHLGKYVVWLGQVFKKPENASMYWRETLRQMINIGIGSLIIIAIISVFIGAVTAVQFSYQMEGSLIPRYYIGYIVRDMTIMELAPTFSCMVLAGKVGSNLASEIGGMRQKEHIDAMEIMGVNTAAYLVQPKIIASIIVIPMLVCVGAFISIIGGYLASVPTGLFSNEEYVQGLRSFFVPYNVTMMFVKAVTFSFLLTTVSCYQGYFVKGGSIELGNASTQAVVYSNILILLSDYLIAMLMTT; translated from the coding sequence ATGAAAACCTTATTTCATCTCGGTAAATATGTGGTATGGCTTGGCCAGGTTTTTAAAAAACCTGAGAATGCCAGCATGTACTGGAGGGAGACCCTTCGTCAAATGATCAACATCGGTATTGGGTCACTCATTATTATTGCCATCATTTCAGTCTTTATTGGAGCCGTAACGGCTGTTCAGTTTTCCTACCAAATGGAAGGATCGTTGATCCCAAGATATTACATTGGTTATATAGTCCGGGACATGACCATCATGGAATTAGCCCCAACTTTTAGTTGCATGGTTTTGGCCGGTAAAGTCGGCTCCAATCTGGCATCAGAAATAGGAGGTATGCGTCAAAAAGAACATATAGACGCCATGGAAATCATGGGTGTAAATACAGCAGCCTATCTGGTTCAACCTAAAATCATTGCATCGATCATAGTAATTCCTATGTTGGTCTGTGTAGGTGCATTCATCAGTATTATTGGTGGTTACTTAGCCAGTGTCCCTACAGGTTTGTTCAGCAATGAAGAATACGTTCAGGGCCTTAGATCATTTTTTGTCCCTTACAACGTTACCATGATGTTTGTCAAAGCGGTGACATTTTCATTTCTCTTGACGACTGTTTCATGTTACCAGGGCTATTTTGTTAAAGGAGGAAGTATTGAATTGGGAAATGCCAGTACACAGGCTGTCGTCTACTCCAACATTCTGATTCTTTTATCGGATTATCTTATTGCAATGTTGATGACCACATGA
- a CDS encoding efflux RND transporter periplasmic adaptor subunit, which yields MAPAKKSKWWIWALIAAIILLITAAILKNKTKPKGTAVVVEKVERRDITETVSASGKIYPEKEIKISSDVSGEIVELYVEEGDSVKAGQIIARINPDVYLSAVERSSAGVNAARSQAGASRVNISAAEAQKDQVKAQFENAKKVYSRNKKLFSDGIISQADLEASEAQLKNLESNLRSAESNIEAIKKQSQGSSYQVKDAEAVLKEQKTNLGRTTIKAPANGIISKLNVEKGERVVGTMQMSGTEMMRIADLNAMEVQIEVSENDIVRVTIGDEAEIEVDAYQNKKFTGRVTEVSNSASNLSTGIGGSISTDQVTKFIVKVRIEKESYADLVTGNGPAPFKPGMSATVEIKTNKVENVLSIPIQAVVAYDPDAEMKKKKAKDAALEGNIAKTEKKVALKENPFHEAVFILLKDTVHRVDVKTGIQDENFIEIISGLNEGDEVVTGPYVAISRELKSGSKAHRKKEEEAEKK from the coding sequence ATGGCACCCGCAAAGAAATCAAAATGGTGGATTTGGGCATTGATTGCCGCCATAATTTTATTGATCACAGCGGCCATTCTAAAGAACAAAACAAAACCTAAAGGAACAGCAGTTGTTGTTGAGAAAGTAGAGCGGAGAGACATTACTGAAACCGTTTCAGCCAGTGGAAAAATCTATCCGGAAAAAGAAATTAAAATATCATCGGATGTTTCTGGAGAAATCGTGGAGCTTTATGTTGAAGAAGGTGATTCTGTAAAAGCAGGACAAATTATTGCACGCATCAATCCGGATGTGTACCTTTCAGCAGTGGAAAGATCCTCAGCCGGAGTCAATGCTGCCAGATCTCAGGCAGGTGCAAGTAGGGTCAATATAAGTGCTGCGGAAGCCCAAAAAGATCAGGTCAAAGCACAATTTGAAAATGCAAAAAAGGTCTATTCCCGAAATAAAAAATTATTTAGTGATGGAATCATTTCACAAGCAGACCTGGAAGCCTCTGAAGCACAGTTAAAAAATCTTGAATCCAATCTGAGATCAGCAGAATCCAACATTGAGGCCATCAAAAAACAATCCCAGGGATCCTCCTATCAGGTAAAAGATGCAGAGGCGGTTTTGAAAGAACAAAAGACTAATCTTGGACGCACTACCATAAAAGCACCCGCGAATGGAATCATTTCCAAACTCAATGTAGAGAAAGGAGAACGTGTAGTAGGAACCATGCAAATGAGCGGTACGGAAATGATGCGCATTGCTGATTTAAACGCCATGGAAGTTCAGATAGAAGTGAGTGAAAATGATATTGTACGTGTTACCATTGGCGATGAAGCAGAAATTGAAGTCGATGCTTACCAAAATAAAAAATTTACCGGACGCGTCACTGAAGTATCCAACAGTGCTTCCAATTTAAGCACCGGTATCGGAGGTTCAATTTCGACTGACCAGGTCACTAAGTTTATTGTCAAAGTCAGAATTGAAAAAGAATCTTATGCAGATTTGGTGACCGGCAATGGACCCGCTCCATTCAAACCGGGAATGTCCGCAACGGTCGAAATAAAAACCAACAAAGTGGAAAATGTCTTGAGCATTCCAATTCAAGCGGTAGTGGCCTACGACCCTGATGCTGAAATGAAAAAGAAAAAAGCAAAGGATGCTGCATTGGAAGGAAACATTGCCAAAACTGAAAAAAAAGTTGCTCTAAAAGAAAATCCATTTCATGAAGCGGTGTTTATCCTATTAAAAGACACTGTCCACAGGGTGGACGTAAAAACCGGTATACAGGATGAAAATTTTATTGAAATAATCAGTGGGCTCAATGAAGGGGATGAAGTGGTAACAGGTCCGTATGTTGCAATATCCAGAGAACTCAAATCAGGTAGCAAAGCGCATCGCAAAAAAGAGGAAGAAGCGGAAAAGAAGTAG
- a CDS encoding aldehyde dehydrogenase gives MHKIQNYINGQYLDPVDTKWLDNINPATGHVISHLPDSNQKDVDLAVTAAKEAFRDWSLTSGSLRFKILNRIADLIEEKNEELAVAETNDTGKPLNLSSNIEIPRAASNFRFFATAAMQFSSESHSTPDSINYTLRQPIGVVGCISPWNLPLYLFTWKIAPALAAGNCVVAKPSELSPTTAFMLGEIANEAGLPKGVLNILHGLGPNLGEGIVKNPHIKAISFTGGTKTGQIISGIAGPMFKKLSLELGGKNPCLVFEDCDYSKTLSEVARLAFSNQGQICLCGSRILIHQSIYEKFKTDLVNKVSHLKIGDPMEDGTQIGSVISAAHRDKIMSYITLAKEEGGQLLTGGNAVYPEGRCHRGYFVEPTIFEGLGPACRINQEEVFGPVITLQRFASEEEALTLANHSNYGLAATLWTKDLNRAHRIAQQLNTGIVWINCWLNRDLRTAFGGMNQSGVGREGGWEAMRFFTEPKNVCIKYL, from the coding sequence ATGCACAAAATTCAAAACTATATAAACGGACAATATCTTGACCCTGTCGATACCAAATGGCTGGACAATATAAACCCGGCAACCGGTCATGTAATCTCCCATCTCCCCGACAGCAACCAAAAAGATGTGGACTTGGCGGTAACGGCCGCAAAAGAAGCCTTTCGAGATTGGTCCCTGACATCAGGATCACTTAGATTCAAGATTCTAAATAGAATAGCAGATTTGATTGAAGAAAAAAATGAAGAACTGGCAGTTGCGGAAACCAACGACACAGGCAAACCCCTCAATCTCTCCAGCAATATTGAAATTCCACGCGCTGCATCCAACTTCAGATTTTTTGCAACCGCGGCCATGCAATTTTCTTCTGAAAGCCATTCTACTCCTGATTCCATAAACTATACCTTAAGGCAACCTATCGGTGTAGTAGGATGCATCTCACCATGGAATCTTCCTTTGTACTTATTTACCTGGAAAATAGCCCCGGCCCTTGCTGCTGGCAATTGCGTTGTTGCCAAGCCTTCAGAACTGAGCCCCACTACTGCCTTTATGCTTGGAGAAATTGCAAATGAAGCAGGATTACCTAAAGGAGTGCTCAATATTCTTCATGGTTTGGGTCCAAACCTGGGTGAGGGCATCGTAAAAAACCCACATATCAAAGCAATTTCATTTACCGGCGGCACCAAAACAGGTCAAATTATTTCCGGTATTGCAGGACCCATGTTTAAAAAACTGAGCCTTGAATTAGGAGGCAAAAATCCATGTTTGGTTTTTGAAGATTGTGATTATTCCAAAACCCTCAGCGAAGTTGCCCGGTTGGCATTTTCAAATCAAGGTCAGATTTGTCTTTGCGGATCCAGAATACTTATTCACCAAAGCATCTATGAAAAATTTAAAACCGACCTTGTCAACAAGGTTTCACATTTAAAAATAGGTGATCCGATGGAAGATGGGACTCAGATTGGTTCTGTCATCTCTGCTGCTCATCGTGACAAAATCATGTCTTACATAACACTCGCCAAAGAGGAAGGAGGCCAATTGCTTACCGGTGGAAATGCCGTTTATCCCGAAGGGCGATGTCATCGAGGATATTTTGTGGAGCCTACCATTTTTGAAGGCCTGGGACCGGCGTGCAGAATAAATCAGGAAGAAGTATTTGGTCCGGTGATCACTTTACAGAGGTTTGCTTCTGAAGAAGAAGCGCTGACTTTGGCCAATCACAGTAACTACGGACTGGCAGCTACCCTTTGGACCAAAGACCTTAACAGAGCGCATAGAATAGCCCAACAACTCAACACCGGTATTGTATGGATCAACTGCTGGCTGAACCGCGACCTGAGGACTGCATTTGGAGGCATGAACCAAAGTGGTGTGGGTCGTGAAGGGGGTTGGGAAGCGATGCGATTCTTCACCGAACCAAAAAATGTTTGCATAAAATACCTTTGA
- a CDS encoding DUF4190 domain-containing protein, with the protein MKKLSFLLLAFGLFLGSCSKQSYVSCPSFKDGHKSLAWNNYQSTPKKKKSKNLSSQLVKKSTSEWAVEKEILSVEPIAARQNAEPLYASVEPSVLYTPNLNLLNEKPMAPSSHKAAKKPIRETRIAGKTQANLQSTLLKIKNNNIINKLSPENTSNGMGIAAMVCGILGLVGIFSGFGGLLLGILAIIFGAIGLKSLNGRGMAKAGLVMGIIAVALSLLALLFILALFA; encoded by the coding sequence ATGAAAAAACTCAGTTTTTTACTCCTCGCATTTGGCCTATTTCTAGGTTCATGTAGCAAGCAGTCCTATGTCAGCTGCCCAAGTTTTAAAGACGGTCATAAATCTTTAGCCTGGAACAATTACCAATCCACCCCTAAAAAGAAAAAAAGCAAAAATCTTTCCAGTCAATTGGTCAAAAAATCTACCTCAGAGTGGGCTGTTGAGAAAGAAATTTTATCTGTTGAGCCAATAGCTGCCAGGCAAAATGCTGAGCCACTTTATGCATCAGTAGAGCCTTCTGTGCTTTATACCCCAAATCTCAATTTACTGAATGAAAAACCGATGGCTCCTTCTAGCCATAAAGCTGCTAAAAAACCAATCAGAGAAACGAGAATTGCCGGAAAAACTCAGGCAAATTTGCAATCAACATTATTAAAGATTAAAAATAATAATATAATTAATAAGCTTTCACCAGAAAATACCAGTAATGGCATGGGTATCGCGGCAATGGTTTGTGGTATATTAGGATTAGTGGGGATTTTTTCAGGCTTCGGTGGTTTACTATTAGGTATTCTTGCAATAATTTTTGGAGCCATTGGTCTTAAATCTCTAAACGGAAGAGGAATGGCTAAAGCTGGATTAGTCATGGGAATAATTGCTGTAGCTTTATCCTTGTTAGCTTTATTGTTTATTTTAGCATTATTTGCTTAA
- a CDS encoding thiolase family protein — translation MQEAYIVAYTRSAVAKAKKGGFRFLRSDDLAVMVIQDLLKKVPQLDPTLVDDLIVGCANPEGEQGLQIGRQISLRALGEKVPGMTVNRYCASGLETIAIATAKIRAGMGECFIAGGVENMSQIPMEGYKLALNYEVADKHPDYIIGMGLTAEAVAKKYNISREAQDEFALRSHQLSSAARDRGFFAEEITPVSLTEISVKNDKRTETNFTVKEDEGIRKETTLEALSALKPVFANHGTVTAGNASQTSDGAGFVLVMSERMMNALGLQPVGRIIACSVAGVDPLYMGIGPCAAIPKALLAAGKSLAEISLIELNEAFASQSLAVIREAGLDPSIVNVNGGAIALGHPLGCSGARLTMTLLHELKSRKQSFGIVTACVGGGQGIAAVIESY, via the coding sequence ATGCAGGAAGCTTATATCGTTGCCTACACCAGGTCTGCCGTTGCAAAAGCGAAGAAAGGTGGATTCAGATTTTTACGTTCAGATGATCTGGCTGTGATGGTCATTCAGGATTTACTTAAGAAAGTGCCGCAACTAGACCCTACATTGGTGGATGATTTAATTGTAGGCTGCGCCAATCCTGAAGGCGAACAGGGGCTGCAGATCGGCAGGCAAATATCACTCAGGGCCCTGGGTGAAAAGGTTCCCGGTATGACGGTCAATCGATATTGTGCTTCTGGTCTGGAGACCATTGCTATTGCCACCGCAAAAATCCGTGCCGGCATGGGCGAATGCTTTATTGCAGGCGGAGTGGAAAACATGAGCCAGATTCCTATGGAAGGATATAAACTGGCCCTCAATTATGAAGTAGCAGACAAACATCCTGACTACATCATTGGAATGGGACTCACAGCAGAAGCTGTTGCAAAAAAATACAACATCAGCAGAGAGGCTCAGGATGAATTTGCTTTGAGATCGCATCAATTGTCCTCAGCAGCGCGGGACAGAGGTTTCTTTGCGGAAGAAATTACACCGGTAAGTTTAACTGAAATTTCCGTGAAGAATGACAAGCGAACTGAAACCAATTTTACGGTAAAGGAAGATGAAGGCATTCGTAAAGAAACTACCCTGGAGGCTTTGTCGGCTTTGAAACCTGTGTTTGCCAATCACGGTACCGTTACGGCCGGCAACGCTTCACAAACCAGTGATGGTGCGGGATTTGTTTTGGTGATGAGCGAGCGGATGATGAACGCATTAGGTTTACAACCGGTCGGCAGGATCATAGCTTGCAGTGTTGCCGGTGTGGATCCATTGTACATGGGAATCGGACCTTGCGCAGCCATTCCAAAAGCATTGCTTGCTGCCGGAAAAAGCTTAGCTGAAATTTCATTGATCGAATTAAATGAAGCTTTTGCATCCCAATCGCTTGCCGTTATCCGGGAAGCAGGTTTGGATCCTTCCATTGTCAATGTAAATGGCGGGGCAATCGCGCTGGGACACCCACTGGGATGCAGCGGTGCAAGACTGACCATGACCTTGCTGCATGAGCTTAAATCCAGGAAGCAGTCATTTGGAATCGTTACAGCCTGTGTAGGGGGAGGGCAGGGAATTGCTGCGGTGATAGAATCCTATTAA
- a CDS encoding fatty acid desaturase — translation MKELNLEKEEFISKVKLALKTLREYQKPDNKKAIIQIINSFGPFFVIWVAIYFLWDYSILLSVLLAVINAFFLVRIFIIQHDCGHNSFVESTSWRKRIGYFCSLVSSVPYSYWAKSHHFHHMNNGMLEVRDIGDIDTLTVKEFASLSKFARFKYRLYRSGIVMFFFGPLYYIFIHNRLPLVNLEEFKKYKPGLILNNIIYAAIMVGLCFILDWKKFLTVHMLILSLFAIIAIWFFYIQHQHEHGYKEWRNRWEFMYAAIKGSSYYKLPKILHWFTGNIAIHHIHHLNPAIPNYNLQKCEKAIPWFHKYTTEITVWESFKLATHKLWDENTQRMITFREYYRMEKMGLIGA, via the coding sequence ATGAAAGAATTGAATTTAGAAAAGGAAGAGTTTATTTCAAAAGTCAAGTTGGCTTTAAAAACACTGAGAGAATATCAAAAACCCGATAACAAAAAAGCGATCATCCAGATAATAAATTCATTTGGACCCTTCTTCGTGATTTGGGTTGCGATTTATTTCTTATGGGATTACAGTATTTTATTGTCAGTGTTACTGGCTGTAATAAATGCATTTTTTCTGGTACGCATTTTTATTATTCAGCATGATTGTGGACACAACAGTTTTGTGGAATCTACCAGCTGGCGAAAAAGAATAGGATATTTCTGTAGTTTAGTAAGCTCTGTGCCCTATAGCTATTGGGCAAAATCCCACCACTTTCACCATATGAATAATGGTATGCTGGAAGTAAGAGACATCGGTGACATTGATACCCTTACGGTAAAAGAATTTGCTTCATTGTCCAAATTCGCAAGATTTAAATACCGCTTGTACCGATCCGGAATTGTGATGTTTTTCTTTGGTCCTCTTTATTATATCTTTATACACAACAGATTGCCATTGGTTAATCTTGAGGAGTTTAAAAAATATAAACCAGGTTTAATTCTGAATAATATAATTTACGCTGCCATCATGGTAGGATTGTGCTTTATCCTTGATTGGAAAAAGTTTCTGACCGTACACATGCTTATCCTTTCATTATTTGCCATAATAGCCATTTGGTTTTTTTACATCCAGCATCAGCACGAACATGGTTATAAAGAATGGAGAAACCGATGGGAATTTATGTATGCAGCCATCAAAGGAAGCAGCTATTATAAATTACCTAAAATACTTCATTGGTTTACCGGCAACATTGCCATTCATCACATTCATCATTTGAATCCTGCGATTCCAAATTACAATCTTCAGAAATGTGAGAAAGCCATTCCTTGGTTTCATAAATACACCACCGAAATTACCGTGTGGGAAAGTTTCAAATTGGCCACTCATAAATTATGGGATGAAAACACCCAAAGGATGATCACCTTCCGGGAATATTACCGAATGGAAAAAATGGGTCTCATAGGAGCATAA
- a CDS encoding OmpH family outer membrane protein translates to MKIRHLLTLIVACYAFSASAQKIAHLNTKVLLDSLSESKKIAEQLATYEKSLSATGEQMVTKFQEGLKIYRDQMQGGNLTPVKQKEMESNLEVEQNAIGKYQQSAQESLTKRRDELLAPLLKRINDAINEIAKTEGYTFIFDSVQGFLFADQSKDIFSLVYKKLEEPKIK, encoded by the coding sequence ATGAAGATTAGACATCTTTTGACGCTGATCGTGGCTTGCTATGCCTTTTCTGCATCCGCACAAAAAATAGCGCATCTCAATACCAAAGTTCTATTGGACAGTTTGAGTGAATCAAAGAAAATAGCCGAGCAATTGGCCACTTATGAAAAATCTCTTTCGGCTACCGGGGAACAAATGGTGACCAAATTTCAGGAAGGTTTGAAGATCTACCGGGACCAAATGCAAGGCGGAAACCTTACACCCGTAAAGCAGAAAGAAATGGAGAGTAACCTGGAAGTTGAACAAAATGCCATTGGCAAATACCAGCAAAGTGCTCAGGAATCACTCACAAAAAGAAGAGATGAGTTGCTGGCACCACTCTTGAAACGCATCAACGATGCCATCAATGAGATTGCAAAAACTGAAGGTTATACATTCATTTTTGACAGTGTGCAGGGCTTTCTCTTTGCAGATCAATCCAAGGACATTTTTTCTTTGGTCTATAAAAAACTGGAGGAACCGAAGATCAAATAG
- a CDS encoding twin-arginine translocase TatA/TatE family subunit, which translates to MTLLFLGNLGGWEMVAVVFVVLLLFGGKKIPELMRGLGAGIREFNNAKNSINNEIREGMREAERKNIPDNNNTNQ; encoded by the coding sequence ATGACTCTTTTATTTTTAGGAAATTTGGGTGGTTGGGAAATGGTGGCGGTTGTTTTTGTTGTATTGCTGTTGTTCGGAGGTAAGAAGATTCCGGAACTCATGCGTGGCCTTGGTGCAGGCATCAGAGAGTTTAACAATGCCAAAAACTCCATAAACAACGAAATCAGAGAAGGAATGCGTGAAGCTGAACGCAAAAACATTCCCGACAACAACAATACCAACCAATAA